Proteins from one Gossypium raimondii isolate GPD5lz chromosome 8, ASM2569854v1, whole genome shotgun sequence genomic window:
- the LOC105790398 gene encoding trans-cinnamate:CoA ligase, peroxisomal, whose amino-acid sequence MDQLSKCEANYVPLTPLTFLKRAGSVYANRTSIIYESIRFTWRQTYERCCRLASSLRSLNILNNHVVSVLAPNVPAMYEMHFAVPMAGAVLNTINSRLDAKNVATILRHSEAKALFVDYQYVQLASEALRILMADSQQGQSSMPLVIVIDDVDSPTGVRLGELEYEQLIQMGNPRFVPIEVQDEWDPISLNYTSGTTSEPKGVVYSHRGAYLSTLALVLGWEMGNEPVYLWSLPMFHCNGWTFTWGIAARGGTNVCIRNTTAYDMYRSIATHKVTHMCCAPIVFNILLEAKLNERREISSPVQILTGGAPPPAPLLEKMEHLGFHVTHAYGLTEATGPALVCEWQAKWNHLPEEHKAKIKSRQGISVLTLADVDVKNMETMESVPHDGKTIGEIVLRGSSIMKGYLKDEVATSKAFKNGWFFTGDVGVIHPDGYLEIKDRSKDVIISGGENISSVELESVLYKHPRILEAAVVAMPHPRWGESPCAFISLRENETGQKGDVKEADIISYCRKNLPHFMIPKKVKFLSQLPKTSTGKIQKFQLRAMAKTFQVTEKKSTQVNKEIPQYHVEGHEQILAMSRL is encoded by the exons atggACCAACTCTCGAAATGCGAAGCAAATTATGTGCCACTTACACCCTTGACGTTCCTCAAAAGGGCTGGCAGTGTGTATGCTAATCGTACGTCCATCATCTACGAGAGCATTCGTTTCACTTGGCGTCAAACCTACGAGCGGTGTTGTCGTCTCGCTTCATCTTTACGTTCTCTCAACATACTTAACAACCATGTT GTATCTGTGCTGGCTCCTAATGTTCCGGCTATGTATGAGATGCATTTTGCTGTTCCCATGGCTGGTGCTGTTCTCAACACCATTAATAGCAGGCTGGATGCTAAGAATGTTGCCACCATTCTTCGTCACTCTGAGGCCAAGGCCTTGTTTGTTGATTATCAGTATGTGCAGTTGGCTAGCGAGGCTCTTCGGATTTTGATGGCGGATTCACAACAAGGGCAGTCATCGATGCCATTGGTGATTGTCATAGATGATGTAGACTCCCCCACGGGTGTTCGACTTGGGGAGTTGGAATATGAGCAGCTAATCCAAATGGGTAATCCGAGATTTGTCCCCATTGAGGTACAAGATGAGTGGGATCCTATTTCACTCAACTATACATCCGGAACCACATCCGAACCCAAAGGGGTTGTTTACAGTCACAGAGGGGCTTATTTAAGCACTTTAGCCTTGGTTTTAGGGTGGGAAATGGGGAATGAGCCTGTTTATCTTTGGTCTCTCCCTATGTTCCATTGCAACGGTTGGACCTTCACTTGGGGAATCGCAGCACGAGGTGGAACCAATGTATGTATACGCAATACCACCGCGTACGACATGTACCGAAGCATAGCGACCCACAAAGTGACCCACATGTGTTGCGCGCCCATCGTGTTCAACATCCTCCTCGAAGCCAAACTAAACGAGCGCCGGGAAATTTCCTCTCCCGTCCAAATACTCACCGGCGGTGCACCCCCTCCAGCCCCATTGCTCGAGAAGATGGAACACCTCGGTTTCCACGTAACACATGCTTACGGTCTAACAGAAGCCACCGGTCCCGCTTTAGTGTGCGAATGGCAAGCCAAGTGGAACCATTTACCCGAAGAACATAAGGCGAAAATCAAGTCCCGACAAGGAATTAGCGTACTGACGTTAGCAGATGTAGACGTGAAGAACATGGAAACCATGGAAAGTGTCCCGCACGATGGGAAAACCATAGGGGAAATCGTTTTGCGTGGAAGTAGTATCATGAAAGGGTATCTCAAAGACGAAGTAGCCACCTCCAAAGCCTTTAAAAACGGATGGTTCTTCACCGGCGATGTGGGAGTTATACACCCCGATGGGTACCTCGAAATAAAAGACCGATCAAAGGACGTAATCATATCCGGAGGCGAAAACATCAGTAGCGTCGAGCTTGAATCGGTTCTTTACAAACATCCCAGAATTCTAGAAGCAGCCGTGGTTGCAATGCCGCACCCACGGTGGGGGGAAAGCCCTTGTGCTTTTATATCATTAAGAGAGAACGAAACCGGCCAAAAAGGCGACGTGAAAGAAGCCGATATCATATCATATTGCCGTAAAAACCTCCCACACTTCATGATCCCAAAGAAGGTGAAGTTTCTATCACAGCTGCCCAAAACTTCAACGGGGAAAATACAGAAATTCCAGCTAAGAGCTATGGCCAAAACATTCCAAGTTACAGAGAAGAAGTCTACGCAAGTCAATAAAGAAATTCCTCAATATCACGTGGAGGGTCATGAACAGATTCTTGCAATGTCACGCCTTTGA